TTTACGCGCCTGCCCTCAACCCTCAACCCTCAACCCTCAACCCTCAACCCTCAACCCTCAACCCTCAACCCTCAACACTCAGATGATGCTGGCTTTGCTTCAGGAGTTACTGATGGGAGGCACCTAAGGGCTCAAGGTCATCACTACTTAACCATCCTTCTTCGTTGATGATGGTGTTATTCCATGTATACGAGCGGTGAAGACTATTGATCCTCAGCAGCCGGTTGTGATCCTTGGAGGGTTTTTGATTACAGCCGAGGCTTATGCACCAATGGCTGAATGGCTGAAACATCAGGGAGTTTGTGATGTTCTGGTGGTTCCTATGACTCGTTTGGATTGGTTTTTGACCATTTGGAAATTTGGTTGGCGTCGCGCACTCGACCGTGTGGATGACATGGTCAAACAAGTTCAACAACAGTCTCCTAGTGGAAAAGTTACCTTGATTGGGCACAGTTCCGGAGGAGTGATGTTGCGTCTCTATCTCAGCGATGAACCTTTCCAGGGAATTGTTTATGCCGGTTCAACACGATGTGATCGCTTGGTGACGCTCGGCAGTCCCCATCAGGCGGCTCGTGCAACACCTTTGAGGGCGATGGTGGACCGTCGCTTCCCTGGTTGTTATGAATCTGGAGTCGACTATGTCTCTATCGCAGGAAAGCTGGACTTATCGAGTGAACATGCATCGAGCTTCAGCCGCAGAGGTGCCAAAGCTAGTTATCAAAGAGCCGTTAATGATGATGGATGTCTCGGTGACGGATTGGTTCCAGTTGAGTCAGCTCTGCTGACAGGTGCTCGCTCTTTGATTCAAGATGACACTGCCCACGGTGGTTTATTTGGGGACATCTGGTATGGATCTACGCAACGTCTTGATGCGTGGTGGCACTTTGTAGTGGGTTGTGAATTCTAATAGGACAACGCTAATACTTAAAATGATGTATCAATAAAAATGCATGCCTTTAGGTTAACTCGTTGTCAGCTTATTGGATTGTCAATGCTTGAGACAAGGGTTTATGCCAGTTGTGTTCATTCACTTCCATCGATCTGTAAATCTCTCATTGCTATTAAAAAGCTTTTGGTAAAAAGCAATTGATAGGGGTCCCCAAAAGAGCTGGACACGACAAAACTAACTGCTTGGCCGTAACAGCAAATAATTTGCTGGAGGAATGTGATTTGTGATCTATATGATCCTGGCCACAGATGGAATTCGTCTGAGCTGATGGCTGATTCCGAACGAGATTATGATTCCTATAGCTGATGCAGCTATTGCAATAAGCCAATGATTTAGCCCGATGAAACCAATAGCCTCTAGCAATACCACGAGCACCAGTGGGTGAATGATATAGGCCCCGAAGCTGTCGATTCCAGCGGTTGCTAACCACTGACCGTATTTGGTTTCATTGCGCTGGAACCACAGCAACAGATAGGCAATCATTCCCCAACCAATGAAGGGATTCAGGAAAGCCCCCAAAATTGTAAGTTTGCCAGATTCAGATGACATGCTGCCGTTGAAGGTCAGCACTAGAGAGATCGCCAGAAGGCAGAGAGCCAATGCGACGGAGAAGCGGAACCAGCGCACAACCAGATGGGAGTTAAGTCGCTCCAGCCAGCAATGGAACGATGCCTTACTACCCAGAAAAAACAAAAAGGCATAAGTGAAAATGTGCATGCCTTGGAAACCCAGGCCGTCTAACGGTGTACTTCTCAAAGCAGCCCATAGGTCTGTTCTTGTCGTTAGCACCACCTCAATGATCGCGAGGACAACGGCACTGATGAGCCAAGAGCGAAGCCGGGGTATGGGA
The window above is part of the Synechococcus sp. WH 8020 genome. Proteins encoded here:
- a CDS encoding alpha/beta fold hydrolase, translating into MKTIDPQQPVVILGGFLITAEAYAPMAEWLKHQGVCDVLVVPMTRLDWFLTIWKFGWRRALDRVDDMVKQVQQQSPSGKVTLIGHSSGGVMLRLYLSDEPFQGIVYAGSTRCDRLVTLGSPHQAARATPLRAMVDRRFPGCYESGVDYVSIAGKLDLSSEHASSFSRRGAKASYQRAVNDDGCLGDGLVPVESALLTGARSLIQDDTAHGGLFGDIWYGSTQRLDAWWHFVVGCEF
- a CDS encoding acyltransferase family protein, whose amino-acid sequence is MTNKQISTNQRVLFFDQIRALMIALVITVHVPMAFGISWMGVRIPIEGAAVPFFGGISIWFGYFCNTFFIYMLFLLSGYFVPRSVHKKGIANYLKDRLRRIGIPFLIGLFLINNAAWLLGRLSPASPLAELPWSDIPFNRVGVLWFLVVLFVFDLLYCAWVALRGDRFSVDTSVPIPRLRSWLISAVVLAIIEVVLTTRTDLWAALRSTPLDGLGFQGMHIFTYAFLFFLGSKASFHCWLERLNSHLVVRWFRFSVALALCLLAISLVLTFNGSMSSESGKLTILGAFLNPFIGWGMIAYLLLWFQRNETKYGQWLATAGIDSFGAYIIHPLVLVVLLEAIGFIGLNHWLIAIAASAIGIIISFGISHQLRRIPSVARII